One window of Ziziphus jujuba cultivar Dongzao chromosome 5, ASM3175591v1 genomic DNA carries:
- the LOC107419800 gene encoding 1,4-alpha-glucan-branching enzyme 1, chloroplastic/amyloplastic: MLASQGLLASPSFRSLPPSTKPERHDWHFGKERQVVVTFRSQKLVGYSHNKFLFPSASRRLLYAKAEHNSRLSAVMTDDNSNVTSTDQEMEHIGILSIDPGLEQHQDHFEYRVRRYLDQKSLIQKYEGGLEEFARGYMKFGFNREEGGIVYREWAPAAQEAQVVGDFNGWDGSNHKMVRNEFGVWSIKIPDSGGKPAIPHNSRVKFRFKHGNGVWVDRIPAWIKYATVDPTKFAAPYDGVYWDPPLSESYHFKYPRPAKPAAPRIYEAHVGMSSSEPCVNSYRNFADEVLPRIRENNYNTVQLMAVMEHSYYASFGYHVTNFFAVSSRSGTPEDLKYLIDKAHSLGLRVLMDVVHSHASNNVTDGLNGFDVGQASQDSYFHTGDRGYHKLWDSRLFNYANWEVLRFLLSNLRWWLEEFNFDGFRFDGATSMLYHHHGINIGFTGDYNEYFSEAVDVDAVVYLMLANSLIHKVFPDANVVAEDVSGMPGLCRPVSEGGIGFDYRLAMAIPDKWIDYLKNKNDEEWSMEEISWSLTNRRYSEKCISYAESHDQAIVGDKTIAFLLMDKEMYSGMSCLTDASPVIERGIALHKMIHFITMALGGEGYLNFMGNEFGHPEWIDFPREGNGWSYELCRRQWNLVDTEHLRYKFMNAFDRAMNLLDEKFSFLSSSKLIVSSSNEEDKVIVFERGDLVFVFNFHPENTYDGYKVGCDLPGKYRVALDSDAWEFGGHGRVGHNADHFTSPEGIPGVPETNFNNRPNSFKVLSPSRTCVVYYRAEESEVENNGSEKVVVGTNKTPAVDAVITKQECTSVEGEIKDSKSE; the protein is encoded by the exons TTCAGGTCTCTGCCACCTTCCACCAAG cCTGAGAGGCATGACTGGCATTTTGGGAAAGAGCGGCAAGTGGTGGTGACCTTTAGATCTCAAAAGTTGGTTGGCTACAGCCACAACAAATTTTTATTCCCATCGGCATCGAGGAGGTTGTTGTATGCAAAG GCGGAGCACAACTCCAGACTATCAGCTGTTATGACAGATGACAACTCAAATGTAACATCCACTGACCAAGAAATGGAACATATTGGTATTTTGAGCATTGATCCTGGCTTAGAACAACATCAAGATCACTTCGAATATCGAGTAAGGAGATACTTGGATCAAAAAAGCCTTATTCAGAAATACGAAGGAGGCCTTGAGGAATTTGCAAGAG GTTATATGAAATTTGGTTTTAACAGAGAAGAAGGAGGCATTGTGTATCGTGAATGGGCCCCTGCTGCTCA GGAAGCACAAGTTGTTGGGGATTTTAATGGATGGGATGGTTCCAACCACAAGATGGTCAGGAACGAATTTGGCGTTTGGAGCATTAAGATTCCTGATTCTGGTGGAAAACCTGCCATTCCTCACAATTCAAGAGTCAAGTTCCGCTTCAAACATGGTAATGGAGTTTGGGTTGATCGCATCCCTGCTTGGATTAAATATGCTACTGTGGACCCAACAAAATTTGCAGCTCCATATGATGGTGTATACTGGGACCCTCCGCTTTCAGAAAG CTATCATTTTAAATATCCCCGTCCAGCAAAACCTGCAGCACCACGAATATATGAGGCCCATGTCGGAATGAGTAGCTCTGAACCCTGCGTCAATTCATATAGAAATTTTGCTGATGAAGTCTTGCCTCGTATACGGGAAAACAACTACAACACAGTCCAATTAATGGCCGTGATGGAGCATTCCTATTATGCATCATTTGGCTATCATGTTACAAACTTTTTTGCTGTAAGCAGTAGATCTGGAACCCCTGAGGACCTCAAATATCTAATTGATAAAGCTCATAGTCTAGGTTTGCGGGTCTTGATGGATGTTGTACACAGCCATGCAAGTAATAATGTTACTGATGGCCTCAATGGATTTGATGTTGGACAAGCATCACAGGACTCCTACTTCCACACTGGAGATCGAGGCTATCATAAGTTATGGGATAGCAGACTCTTCAACTATGCTAATTGGGAAGTTTTACGCTTTCTCTTGTCCAATTTGAGGTGGTGGCTTGAGGAGTTTAATTTTGACGGATTTCGATTTGATGGAGCAACTTCAATGTTATATCATCACCATGGGATCAACATTGGATTTACAGGGGATTATAATGAGTATTTTAGTGAGGCAGTGGATGTTGATGCTGTTGTTTATTTGATGCTGGCGAATTCTCTGATCCATAAAGTCTTTCCAGATGCAAACGTAGTTGCAGAAGATGTTTCTGGTATGCCTGGTCTTTGTCGGCCTGTCTCTGAGGGGGGTATTGGTTTTGACTATAGGCTGGCAATGGCCATCCCTGACAAGTGGATTGATTacttaaagaataaaaatgatGAAGAGTGGTCAATGGAGGAAATCTCATGGAGCTTGACAAACAGGAGATACAGCGAGAAGTGTATATCTTATGCTGAAAGTCATGACCAG GCAATTGTGGGTGACAAGACTATTGCATTTCTCCTGATGGATAAAGAAATGTATTCTGGCATGTCTTGTTTGACAGATGCTTCTCCTGTTATTGAGCGAGGGATTGCACTTCACAAG aTGATACACTTTATAACAATGGCATTAGGAGGTGAGGGCTACCTTAATTTCATGGGAAATGAA TTTGGCCATCCTGAGTGGATTGACTTCCCAAGAGAAGGCAATGGCTGGAGTTATGAATTGTGCAGGCGCCAGTGGAACCTTGTGGATACAGAACATTTGAGATATAAG TTTATGAATGCGTTTGACAGAGCTATGAATTTGCTTGATGagaaattttctttcctttcatcATCAAAACTAATAGTGAGCAGCTCGAATGAAGAAGACAAG GTTATTGTCTTTGAGCGTGGAGATCTAGTTTTCGTTTTCAATTTTCATCCAGAAAATACATACGATGG GTACAAGGTTGGATGTGACTTGCCTGGGAAATACAGAGTTGCACTTGATAGTGATGCTTGGGAATTTGGTGGACATGGAAGA GTGGGGCATAATGCAGACCATTTCACATCCCCTGAAGGAATTCCAGGTGTTCCTGAAACAAATTTTAACAACCGACCCAATTCCTTCAAAGTACTCTCACCTTCTCGTACATGTGTG GTTTATTATAGAGCGGAAGAAAGTGAAGTGGAAAACAATGGAAGTGAAAAAGTGGTGGTCGGTACCAACAAGACACCAGCCGTTGATGCTGTGATTACTAAGCAAGAATGCACTTCTGTTGAAGGTGAAATCAAGGACTCTAAATCAGAATAA
- the LOC107419801 gene encoding uncharacterized protein LOC107419801 isoform X1: protein MKSDRKPPLAKSPIRLRPRQVLRSNTMQTPPGSLTKSQKLNRTRDMAESELRPEYHSISCELRALAKMVQDELGNGETQKAGFATSPSAVYSSSLFERGRFYEEYSARRNERLRRKKGQTGDQGKTTYNLGVTVESGKRSSCRKLESFRKSISAAYSVETTSETPRYMLRSMSKENKKPPLAAAVYSDKSKVGAGERKLGARRVRRN, encoded by the exons ATGAAATCGGATCGTAAACCTCCGCTTGCTAAATCGCCGATCAGGCTTCGACCCCGCCAAGTCCTTCGATCAAACACAATGCAAACTCCACCAG GTTCTTTGACAAAATCCCAGAAACTGAATCGCACCAGGGATATGGCCGAATCGGAGCTACGTCCCGAGTACCACTCGATTTCGTGCGAGTTACGGGCTCTAGCAAAGATGGTTCAAGACGAACTGGGCAATGGAGAAACTCAAAAGGCTGGATTTGCTACCAGTCCGTCTGCTGTTTATTCAAGCTCTCTGTTTGAGAGGGGCAGATTTTACGAGGAGTACTCGGCTCGAAGGAACGAGAGGCTGAGGAGGAAAAAGGGTCAAACAGGAGATCAAGGAAAGACCACCTACAATCTGGGCGTAACGGTCGAATCCGGAAAAAGAAGTAGCTGTAGAAAGCTTGAGAGCTTTAGAAAATCCATCTCTGCTGCTTACTCGGTGGAAACGACGAGCGAGACTCCAAGGTATATGCTAAGAAGTATGAGCAAAGAGAATAAGAAACCCCCTCTTGCTGCTGCCGTTTATTCTGACAAATCCAAGGTCGGCGCCGGGGAGCGGAAACTCGGAGCTCGAAGAGTCCGGAGaaactga
- the LOC107419801 gene encoding uncharacterized protein LOC107419801 isoform X2 has translation MGSLTKSQKLNRTRDMAESELRPEYHSISCELRALAKMVQDELGNGETQKAGFATSPSAVYSSSLFERGRFYEEYSARRNERLRRKKGQTGDQGKTTYNLGVTVESGKRSSCRKLESFRKSISAAYSVETTSETPRYMLRSMSKENKKPPLAAAVYSDKSKVGAGERKLGARRVRRN, from the exons ATGg GTTCTTTGACAAAATCCCAGAAACTGAATCGCACCAGGGATATGGCCGAATCGGAGCTACGTCCCGAGTACCACTCGATTTCGTGCGAGTTACGGGCTCTAGCAAAGATGGTTCAAGACGAACTGGGCAATGGAGAAACTCAAAAGGCTGGATTTGCTACCAGTCCGTCTGCTGTTTATTCAAGCTCTCTGTTTGAGAGGGGCAGATTTTACGAGGAGTACTCGGCTCGAAGGAACGAGAGGCTGAGGAGGAAAAAGGGTCAAACAGGAGATCAAGGAAAGACCACCTACAATCTGGGCGTAACGGTCGAATCCGGAAAAAGAAGTAGCTGTAGAAAGCTTGAGAGCTTTAGAAAATCCATCTCTGCTGCTTACTCGGTGGAAACGACGAGCGAGACTCCAAGGTATATGCTAAGAAGTATGAGCAAAGAGAATAAGAAACCCCCTCTTGCTGCTGCCGTTTATTCTGACAAATCCAAGGTCGGCGCCGGGGAGCGGAAACTCGGAGCTCGAAGAGTCCGGAGaaactga